In a genomic window of Rhopalosiphum maidis isolate BTI-1 chromosome 4, ASM367621v3, whole genome shotgun sequence:
- the LOC113548227 gene encoding uncharacterized protein LOC113548227, producing the protein MDKQQEAAVAAAGTPSEDSISMKTEYPTHEVYVSEPPPAYKLKTRPTAVQIARIAAFTVIACSFILGSFMLAAAWLQANASCSQLMHAEALLRQSEEAIDRPQYQALVDPLQSDETSDSKQEELPVHQQSTRNAESTTTGNNDQQPAAPVQIKFPMELDFDEIVGALLEKNQRSRMNCVIEKKRAEEVMDHQPKTLRLPFGVNITTDPRFEHVTGERLSIVCESGHDERRTPSPVEQMQQQPSIMMPMPMGNNPMTHLPSMMGPPPPPPPPQQHHMPHPHHHQGPIPLAMIARINADIDNQLQLQEQQQIEEHIIPIFQQLLPELRPSPDSQHEHHKQEAEDRAMPNKVLYHPAMAEGRAMYTVAISDKPNGDGPMMHHQAMPSESVRQNAPIFQRVPIHVPVSMMMPPGAGQSIQQDNPIDEPKPDLRPHFVHPRSVESVHEINQNEEMDSRK; encoded by the exons gcgTACAAACTCAAAACTAGACCGACTGCCGTCCAAATAGCGAGAATAGCGGCATTCACTGTGATCGCGTGCTCGTTCATACTTGGATCATTCATGTTGGCTGCTGCTTGGCTACAAGCAAACGCATCTTGCTCGCAGTTAATGCACGCCGAAGCACTCCTCAGACAG agTGAAGAGGCCATAGACCGTCCACAGTATCAAGCACTGGTCGACCCTTTGCAATCAGACGAGACATCTGATTCGAAGCAAGAGGAACTTCCCGTGCACCAACAGTCAACCAGAAACGCCGAAAGTACGACAACCGGTAATAACGATCAACAACCCGCTGCGCCAGTTCAAATCAAGTTCCCAATGGAATTAGATTTCGACGAAATCGTTGGG GCTTTACTTGAGAAAAATCAACGTTCGCGCATGAACTGTGTGATTGAGAAGAAACGCGCTGAGGAAGTCATGGACCACCAACCAAAAACGTTGCGTCTGCCGTTTGGAGTAAACATTACTACTGATCCTCGTTTTGAACACGTTACGGGTGAACGATTGAGCATCGTTTGCGAGAGTGGACACGATGAAag ACGAACTCCAAGCCCGGTGGAACAAATGCAACAACAGCCATCTATAATGATGCCGATGCCAATGGGAAATAATCCGATGACTCATTTACCAAGTATGATGGGACCACCACCGCCACCACCGCCACCACAACAACACCATATGCCACATCCTCACCATCATCAAGGTCCAATTCCATTGGCCATGATTGCCCGAATTAACGCCGACATTGACAATCAGCTTCAACTGCAAGAGCAACAGCAGATCGAAGAGCACATCATCCCCATCTTTCAACAGTTGTTACCCGAACTGAGACCATCGCCCGATAGCCAACACGAACACCATAAACAAGAAGCCGAAGACAGAGCTATGCCCAACAAAGTTCTATATCATCCAGCGATGGCCGAAGGAAGAGCCATGTATACAGTTGCTATATCAGACAAGCCAAACGGAGACGGACCAATGATGCACCACCAAGCTATGCCGTCCGAATCTGTGCGCCAGAATGCACCCATATTCCAGAGGGTTCCTATTCATGTGCCCGTGTCCATGATGATGCCACCGGGTGCCGGACAATCGATTCAACAAGACAATCCAATAGACGAACCCAAACCAGATCTTCGTCCACACT ttgTTCACCCACGTTCAGTTGAGTCAGTTCATGAGATCAACCAAAATGAAGAGATGGATTCtagaaaatga
- the LOC113548963 gene encoding uncharacterized protein LOC113548963 — protein MGFERDETNCSSSDNSVMLSSNLTLSSSLTSIITRDSIEISYFTVIDPTITSTTEIEEIVNIWVSKFKENPRSGTIKLFAVIINCFDLDVCEDAFNNFNSVLIFARINKCFETLAKSGSLISPEKVKKSIDVQKSLELFTAIFHYHSNLFFENDANKSYFIFLRDILTKISQSDFIGPRLLATSFGLKIVTGLVQSNSVELVKNDLDILFTEFLIKRWKDTISIIREKVLLELTFWINIDSIYFINDFWMYIYWALGDQSISVQTIALKISNDILNMYSDIPKVKMLIKKIVSVLANLLLSNNDGVVISALNLYSILPSIDEEDHMNKVDSIALELIFSEKSKIARIAAKHFMKQMVNSQSNVFDQLKVLLVILEGVPLPIKVIATSFFVDAVYDLCPVLTDFKLISQLLTFNDLEDTEKHNFLILFMYVVKWLITGVKPEQKIAFMGDQNDTIQLHINTIKKIEYTTYMVMYLLNQFEECNTPIHAFSLWILLHFIDFKLLKDNKIISDILYQGSLFYHTWNSPTILEMISKCINIMTSNLEGSDQSLCLKCVKDIAQVNINILKAEIENPTKNTSNILSQKNALIKIWSLSKYNLIPEDLEPLKYLSYYVTNLNNNSPTNLIASEFALSAFMEVFRQTILKVPTKSKNYFCIVRSENIVENTYDNFLNAMLTTSSKYDPQMINICETAFLIVNDLLRIRFNLDETNYILDDDQNLKLNEFIFSLCNNCEYNDDLNTLRLVEVFIQLIQDGFIEMNHLITLLQFVKKELIEHALKPVFNFFCKKETGDQLSDVINLYLVYMYENIISQNSGFKNYTLKDLTNVATIITRILCQCMDQIGKRLVSTNIHRHGIQYAMNDSLSNPYSEYPFKQFFWILISMCDTLIPYDAQRLANDFISKPATQELINADNEYVLGYLYKLLELYDTQE, from the exons ATGGGTTTTGAACGTGATGAAACTAATTGTTCTTCGAGTGACAACAGTGTTATGCTTTCGTCCAATTTGACATTGTCTTCTAGTT TGACATCGATAATTACAAGAGATTCAAttgaaataagttattttactgtaatagATCCTACCATTACTAGCACTACAGAAATAGAA gaaaTAGTGAATATTTGGGTGagcaaatttaaagaaaatcctAGAAGTGGTACAATTAAGTTATTtgctgttataattaattgttttgatcTTGATGTTTGTGAAGATGCATTCAATAACTTTAATTCTGTTTTGATCTTTGcaagaattaataaatgttttgaaacattg GCAAAAAGTGGTTCATTGATTTCTCctgaaaaagttaaaaaatcaatagatgTTCAAAAATCATTGGAACTTTTTACTgcaatttttcattatcatagtaacttattttttgaaaatgatgcaaataaaagttatttcataTTCCTGAGGGATATTCTTACTAAAATATCACAATCTGATTTTATTGGACCTAGACTTTTAGCTACAAGTTTTG gtttaaaaatagtaactgGTTTAGTACAGTCCAATAGTGTAGAACTTGTAAAGAATGATctcgatatattatttacagaatttttaataaaacgatGGAA agatactattagtattatacgAGAAAAAGTTTTACTAGAATTAACATTTTGGATTAATAttgattctatttattttattaatgatttttggaTGTATATCTATTGGGCATTAGGAGATCAAAGCATAAGTGTACAAACTATAGctcttaaa atttctaatgacatattaaatatgtatagtgaTATTCCAAAAGTGAagatgttgataaaaaaaatagtttctgTTTTAgctaatttacttttatcaaataatgatGGAGTGGTAATTTcagcattaaatttatattccatATTGCCAag taTTGATGAAGAAGATCACATGAATAAAGTTGATTCAATAGcattagaattaattttttctgaaaaatccaaaattgCCCGAATTGCagcaaaacattttatgaaacaaaTGGTCAATTCTCAATCAAATGTATTTGATCAATTAAAAGttctattagttattttagaaGGTGTTCCATTACCGATTAAAGTTATTGCAACCTCCTTTTTTGTTGACGCTGTTTATGATTTATGCCCTGTATTGACTGACTTTAAATTGATATCTCAATTATTAACCTTCAACGATCTCGAAGATACagaaaaacacaattttttaattttatttatgtatgttgtTAAATGGTTAATTACTGGTGTTAAACCAGAACAGAAAATTGCTTTTATGGGAGACCAAAATGAT actatTCAGTtgcatattaatacaattaaaaagatAGAGTATACTACTTATATggtgatgtatttattaaatcaatttgaaGAATGTAATACACCTATACATGCGTTTTCACTATGGATTTTACTTcattttatcgattttaaattactcaaaGATAATAAG ataatatccgatatattatatcaaggatctttattttatcacaCTTGGAATTCCCCTACTATTTTAGAAatgatttcaaaatgtattaatattatgacatcAAATCTAGAAGGTTCAGATCAAAGCTTGTGTTTGAAATGTGTTAAAGATATAGCACaagtgaatattaatattttaaaagctgaaattgaaaatcctactaaaaat aCATCAAACATATTGAGTCAAAAAAATGCgttgattaaaatatggtctctatcaaaatataacttGATACCTGAAGACTTGgaaccattaaaatatttatcttattatgtaACCAATCTAAACAATAACTCTCCAACCAATTTAATTGCTTct gaatttgCTTTAAGTGCTTTCATGGAAGTATTCagacaaacaattttaaaagtaccaacaaaatcaaaaaattacttttgtatTGTACGGTCTGAAAATATTGTGGAAAAtacatatgataattttttaaatgccatGTTAACTACATCAAGTAAATATGACCCTCAAATGATAAACATCTGTGAGAct gcatttttaattgttaatgacTTATTACGAATTAGATTTAACTTagatgaaacaaattatatacttgatGATGACCAAAATCTAAAACTAaatgagtttattttttctttatgcaATAACTGTG aaTACAATGACGATTTAAATACTCTAAGACTCGTAGAAGTATTTATACAACTTATACAAGATGGTTTTATCGAaatgaatcatttaattacgctattacaatttgtaaaaaag GAATTGATTGAACATGCACTTAAACCAGTTTTTAACTTCTTCTGCAAAAAAGAAACAGGGGATCAATTAAgtgatgtaattaatttatacttggtgtacatgtatgaaaatattatttctcagAATTCaggtttcaaaaattatacattaaaagatTTA actaaTGTGGCTACTATAATTACACGCATCTTATGTCAATGTATGGATCAAATAGGAAAACGATTAGTATCAACAAATATTCATCGACATGGTATCCAATATGCAATGAATGATTCATTAAGTAATCCTTACAGTGAATAtccatttaaacaatttttttggattCTTATATCTATGTGTGATACCTTAATCCCATATGATGCTCAACGttt agctaatgattttattagtaaacCTGCTACACaagaattaattaatgctGACAATGAATATGTACTtggatatttgtataaattattagaattatatgATACTCAAGAATGA